In Pseudonocardia sp. DSM 110487, the sequence GAGCTCGTGCGCCACTACCCGCGCCGCTACGTCGACCGCGGCAAGCTCACCGACATCGCCGGTCTGGAGATCGGCGAGCAGGCCACGCTCGTGGCGCAGGTGGAGAAGTCGGTGCTGCGCGACATGCGCTCGCGGCGGGGCAAGCTGCTGGGCGTCGTCATCCGCGACGAGAAGGGCGCCACGATCGACTGCACCTTCTTCAACGGCCACAAGGTGCAGCACATCATCAAGCCCGGGATGCGCGCGGTGTTCTCCGGGAAGGTCGGGGTGTTCAACAACAAGCTCCAGCTCACGCACCCGCAGTTCGAGCCGCTCGACGAGGCCGACGAGGTGCGCCCGTTCCTGTCGGTCTACCCGGCCACCGGCAAGATCACCTCGCAGCAGGTGGCCCGCTGCGTCCGGCAGGTCCTCGACCTGCTCGACGACCCCACCGACCCACTCCCCGAGCTGGTGAGGAGCAGGGAGAAGCTCGCGGACCTCGCGCGGGCGCTGCGGCGGATCCACGTGCCCGAGTCCGAGGCCGACATCCACGCCGCCCGCCACCGCCTCGTGTGGGACGAGGCGATGGGCGTGCAGCTCGCGCTCGCGCTGCGCCGCCAGGCCACCGCACAGCGCCCCGCGGCGGCCTGCCCGCCGAAGCCGGGCGCGCTGCTCGACGCGTTCGACGCCCAGCTGCCGTTCGCCCTCACCGCGGGCCAGCACGCCGTCGGCACCGAGATCTCCGCCGACCTCGCCCGCGAGCACCCGATGAACCGGCTCGTGCAGGGCGACGTCGGCGCGGGCAAGACCGTCGTCGCGCTGCGGGCGATGCTCCAGGTCGTCGACGGAGGCCGCCAGGCGGCGCTGCTCGCGCCCACCGAGGTGCTCGCCGCCCAGCACGCCCGCTCGCTGCGCGCGCTACTCGGCCCGCTCGGCAAGGCGGGCGAGCTCGGCGCGTCCGAGCAGGCCACGAACATCACGCTGCTCACCGGCTCGCTCGGCGCGAAGGCCCGCCGGCAGGCGCTGCTCGATGCGCAGTCGGGCGCCGCGGGCATCGTCGTCGGCACCCACGCCCTGATCCAGGACCACGTCGGGTTCGCCGACCTCGGCCTCGTCGTCGTCGACGAGCAGCACCGGTTCGGCGTCGAGCAGCGCGACGCACTGCGCAGCCGCGGCGAGCTGGCCCCGCACATGCTGGTCATGACGGCCACCCCGATCCCGCGCACCGTCGCGATGACGGTATACGGCGACCTGGAGGTCTCGGCGCTCCGCGAGTTGCCCAGTGGGCGCTCGCCGATCGCCACCACGGTCGTCCCGCTCGCGGAGAAGCCGAGCTGGTTCGACCGGGTGTGGCGCCGCGTGCACGAGGAGGTCGCGGCCGGCCACCAGGCCTACGTGGTGTGCCCGCGGGTCGGCGGCGCTGACAACGGCGCGGACGCCGAACCCGAACTCGTCGACACCGAGGATCCCGACATCGGGGCCGACTCCGACGACGGCCAGGCGAAGCGCCCGCCGCTCGCCGTGCTGGAGGTCGCACCCAAGCTCGCCGACGGCGCGCTGCACGGCCTGCGGATCGGCGTGCTGCACGGCAAGCTGCCGCCCGACGAGAAGGACGCCGTGATGCGGGCCTTCGAGCGGGCCGAGCTCGACGTCCTGGTGGCCACCACGGTCATCGAGGTCGGCGTGGACGTGCCCAACGCCACCGGGATGGTCATCCTCGACGCCGACCGCTTCGGGCTCTCCCAGCTCCACCAGCTGCGCGGCCGCGTCGGCCGCGGGTCGGCGGCGGGGGTGTGCCTGCTGGTCACCGACATGCCGGCCGGCACATCCGCGCGGGAGCGCCTCGACGCCATCGCGGGCACCACCGACGGCTTCGAGCTCGCGCGCCTCGACCTCGAGCTGCGCCGCGAGGGCGACGTGCTGGGCGCCCTGCAGTCCGGCCGCCGCTCCGGTCTGCGCCTCCTGTCACTGTTGCGCCACGAGGAGGTCATCTCCAAGGCGCAGGTCTACGCGGCACACATCGTGGCCGACGACCCGGGCCTGCGTCGCCACCCCGGGCTCGCCGCCCTCGTCGGCGAGACCGTCGGCGACGAGGAGCGCGCCGCCTACCTCGACAAGGTCTGACCGGCACCCGCGCGATCGACGACCGACTCCCGGTGTTCCGCGGAACGCATCCACGCCTATCGTGATGTGGGTGGCTGGGCACGATTCGGGTCCGCCGAACGGGGTATCCGGCCTTCGGTCGTCGAGAGGAATCAGCCGTGGGTGTGCTGACCTCGTCCCCGTTGCCAGCCGAGTCCGAACCGTTCCGGCACCCGGCGCTGTTCTACCGCGACATGGACGAGTACCTCGCCGGCACGCTGCCGTTCATCGAAGCCGGTCTCGACGCGGGTGAGCCGGTGGCCGTCGCCGTGCCAGGTCTCCAGCTGGAGGCGCTGCGGTCTGCACTGGCAGGTTCCGCCACGCAGGTGCGGCTGATCGACATGACGGAGGCGGGGCGCAACCCTGGGCGGATCCTGCCGGGCGTGCTCTTCGCGTTCGCCGACGACCACCGCGACGCCGAGTTGGTGCGGATCATCGGCGAGCCGATCTGGCCGGGACGTACCGACGTGGAGTACCCGGCATGCGTCCAGCACGAGGCACTGATCAACCAGGCGTTCACGGGCCGGAACGTCGAGATCCTCTGCCCCTACGACGTCGCGGGCCTGCCCCCGGACGTCCTCGAGGACGCCGAGCGCACCCACCCGACCGTGATCGGGCCCGCCGGGCAGCGCAGCAGCCCTCGGTACGCGCCCGACGAGGTGCTGGCCGACTACAACGAGGCCATGGCCGTGCCGCCCGGGGTGGCCACGCTGCTCGTCGACGCCGGGACGTTGCCGGAGGCGAGGGCGTTCGCGATGGCCGGGGCGCGCCGGGCCGGCCTGCGGCAGGACCGGGCCGACGACTTCGAGTTCGGCGTCAACGAGCTGGTCACCAACAGCATCGAGCACGCCCGCAGCTTGAGCGCGTTGCGGGTGTGGGTGGAGGACGGGCATCTCGTGGCCGAGGTGTCCGACTCCGGCCGGTTGGAGGACCCGCTGGCGGGTCGGCGGCCGGCCCCGCCCGAGCAGTCGCGCGGGCGCGGGCTGCTGCTGGTGAACCACCTCACCGACCTCGTGCGGATCCACCGGTCGGGGCAGGGCACCACGATCCGGATCTACATGAAGCTCTGAGCGGCCGGATCTACGCGACCACCGGGAACGGCACCTAGGCCGGCAGCTCGCCGCGCGCGGCCTCGTCGAGGGCGGCTCGGGCGGTGCGGGGCAGGTGGATCACGCCCGCGCGGTCGAGCTTGGCGAGTTCGCCGCGGGCGCGGGCGTAGGCGGCGAGGCGCTCGGGGTCGCTGTCGGAGTCGCGGGCCGTGGTGAGGAGCTTGATCACGCGCTCGACGGTGGAGCGCTCGGCGGGGGACAGGCCGGACAGGCGGATCCGATCGGCCGCGTCGATGGCGGCGCGCCACGCCCGCTCGGCGCGGTCGACCGCCGCCACGAACGACGCGGCGTGCTGGGCGGGCGGGAACGAGTCGGTCTCGAGGGCCTGCGCTTCGGCGAACGCGTCGACGAAGCGGGCTGTGCTGGCCACGGACACGTCGGCGAGCGCAGGCCTGCGCAGCACCTCCATCGGGTCGCACTCGAAGGCGGCGTACTCGGCCCGCAGCGCGGTGAAGCGTTCGCGGGCCTTCGCCCAGACGACCTCGGGGCGCGGCGGCGCGGCCGGGCGACCCGGTAGCGGAGCGGTGCCGGCGGCGATGGCGCGCCTGCGCCTGTTGCGCCGGGTGAGCGCGATGGCCGTGCCACCGACGATCAGCGCGGGGCCTGCGATCACCGTCATGGCGATGAGCATGGCGATGAGCGCGCCGATCGTGACCGCGGTGGTGCCCGCGACCGCCGAGCCGATGAGGAGGAGGACCAGCACGAGGGCCACGGGCGGCCTCCGATGGCCCCGGCGCGCCATTCGGCGCATGTGTCGCGCCCGGTGCATCTCGATGCGGGCCATGTGAGCCTCCATCCGGGCTTCGTGCCGCGCCCTGCGGCGCTGGGCGGTCTCCCGCAGACGTCGGCCTTCGGCGAACGCGGCGCCGTGCAGGGCCGCCGGGTCAGGACGCATGGCGGGCACCCCTCGGCTCGTCGACTTTCCTCCTTGGTACCGCAGGAGTGGTGTTCTTCGCACGGGTCCGATCGAGTGCCCGACGGTACGGTTCCCTGGTGACGAACGGGATGTTCCGCAAGGTGCTGGTCGCGAACCGCGGCGAGATCGCCATCCGTGCGTTCCGGGCCGCCTATGAACTGGGCGTGTCCACGGTGGCGGTCTTCCCCCACGAGGACCGCAACTCGCTGCACCGGGCCAAGGCCGACGAGTCGTACCAGATCGGCGAGCCGGGCCATCCGGTGCGGGCCTACCTGTCGGTCGAGGAGATCATCAAGGCCGCGAAGCGGGCCGGAGCGGACGCGATCTACCCCGGGTACGGCTTCCTGTCGGAGAACCCGGACCTCGCCGAGGCGTGCGAGCGCGAGGGCATCACGTTCGTCGGCCCGCCCGCGGAAGTACTGCACCTCACCGGCAACAAGGCACGCGCGGTCGCGGCCGCCCGCGAGGCAGGCGTGGCGGTGCTGGCGTCGTCCCAGCCGTCCGACGACGTCGACACCCTGCTCGCGGCGGCCGACGAGGTCGGATTCCCGATCTTCGTCAAGGCGGTCGCCGGCGGGGGCGGGCGCGGGATGCGGCGGGTGGGGCAGCCGCACGCGCTGCGGGAGGCGATCGAAGCGGCGATGCGGGAGGCCGAG encodes:
- the recG gene encoding ATP-dependent DNA helicase RecG; protein product: MNAIDMSSALEPLVGKRTAQALESLDIATVGELVRHYPRRYVDRGKLTDIAGLEIGEQATLVAQVEKSVLRDMRSRRGKLLGVVIRDEKGATIDCTFFNGHKVQHIIKPGMRAVFSGKVGVFNNKLQLTHPQFEPLDEADEVRPFLSVYPATGKITSQQVARCVRQVLDLLDDPTDPLPELVRSREKLADLARALRRIHVPESEADIHAARHRLVWDEAMGVQLALALRRQATAQRPAAACPPKPGALLDAFDAQLPFALTAGQHAVGTEISADLAREHPMNRLVQGDVGAGKTVVALRAMLQVVDGGRQAALLAPTEVLAAQHARSLRALLGPLGKAGELGASEQATNITLLTGSLGAKARRQALLDAQSGAAGIVVGTHALIQDHVGFADLGLVVVDEQHRFGVEQRDALRSRGELAPHMLVMTATPIPRTVAMTVYGDLEVSALRELPSGRSPIATTVVPLAEKPSWFDRVWRRVHEEVAAGHQAYVVCPRVGGADNGADAEPELVDTEDPDIGADSDDGQAKRPPLAVLEVAPKLADGALHGLRIGVLHGKLPPDEKDAVMRAFERAELDVLVATTVIEVGVDVPNATGMVILDADRFGLSQLHQLRGRVGRGSAAGVCLLVTDMPAGTSARERLDAIAGTTDGFELARLDLELRREGDVLGALQSGRRSGLRLLSLLRHEEVISKAQVYAAHIVADDPGLRRHPGLAALVGETVGDEERAAYLDKV
- a CDS encoding anti-sigma factor RsbA family regulatory protein, with the translated sequence MTSSPLPAESEPFRHPALFYRDMDEYLAGTLPFIEAGLDAGEPVAVAVPGLQLEALRSALAGSATQVRLIDMTEAGRNPGRILPGVLFAFADDHRDAELVRIIGEPIWPGRTDVEYPACVQHEALINQAFTGRNVEILCPYDVAGLPPDVLEDAERTHPTVIGPAGQRSSPRYAPDEVLADYNEAMAVPPGVATLLVDAGTLPEARAFAMAGARRAGLRQDRADDFEFGVNELVTNSIEHARSLSALRVWVEDGHLVAEVSDSGRLEDPLAGRRPAPPEQSRGRGLLLVNHLTDLVRIHRSGQGTTIRIYMKL